One segment of Chlorocebus sabaeus isolate Y175 chromosome 26, mChlSab1.0.hap1, whole genome shotgun sequence DNA contains the following:
- the LOC103245942 gene encoding uncharacterized protein, translating to MGQGVRGPGPSEESEKRSQEDARLLRPVADTRGQGGAAGMAPEEGAAQTQPGGRTKSGRGGRLLAPACGVGPWGHRSGRGEPRAPAAPRRGREGGHSPAWGARRLLPAARAPAQAAARPLCAWRVTRGRSRRRARERPPAPRAPFQAQQRPRRGPALTHFPSRLLDPKLRIQRPPPSRFCSLENLIPKQICFFIYPLYHRVSVRTEIHQCSGLLVAFFLVFKGLKTLALRRLQSAWPRVRRCKCLFGLTLKYLGAAEIIAGSPVSSSTSRPSHMQTLCCSRQAPSRDT from the exons ATGGGCCAGGGGGTCAGGGGACCGGGTCCCTCAGAGGAGTCAGAAAAACGCTCCCAGGAGGACGCCAGGCTGCTGAGGCCCGTGGCTGACACCAGGGGGCAGGGCGGGGCGGCGGGGATGGCTCCGGAGGAGGGAGCCGCCCAGACCCAGCCCGGGGGGCGAACGAAGAGCgggcgtggtgggcgcctgctAGCTCCGGCTTGCGGGGTTGGGCCTTGGGGACATCGCTCGGGGAGGGGAGAGCCCCGGGCCCCGGCCGCCCCGCGCCGTGGCCGGGAAGGGGGACACAGCCCAGCGTGGGGCGCCCGACGGCTTCTCCCAGCAGCCCGAGCCCCAGCGCAGGCGGCGGCCCGGCCCCTTTGTGCCTGGCGTGTCACGCGCGGGCGCTCCCGCCGCCGCGCCCGGGAGAGGCCCCCGGCACCCCGGGCCCCTTTCCAAGCACAACAGCGGCCCCGCCGCGGCCCCGCGCTGACCCACTTTCCCTCCCGCCTCCTCGACCCGAAGCTGAGAATCCAGCGGCCGCCGCCAAGCAG GTTCTGTTCTCTGGAGAACCTAATACCGAAACAGATCTGTTTTTTCATCTACCCTCTGTATCATCGGGTCTCTGTTAGAACAG AAATTCACCAATGTTCTGGTCTGTTGGTGGCATTTTTCCTGGTTTTCAAGGGCTT GAAAACCCTGGCTCTCAGACGTCTCCAGAGCGCCTGGCCAAGAGTGAGAAG ATGCAAATGTTTATTTGGTCTGACTTTGAAATACCTCGGTGCAGCTGAAATAATTGCAGGCAGCCCGGTGAGCAGCAGCACTTCCCGACCTTCTCACATGCAAACCCTCTGCTGCAGCCGCCAAGCGCCCTCGCGAGACACCTGA